In Comamonas sp. lk, the following proteins share a genomic window:
- a CDS encoding site-specific integrase, whose product MPIRFDSRNQRWRFEFDQVIAGQRQRASRLLPKGYTKAEAQKFDLEETKRLHSIATGVSKPEPLIEDAVLLYLKYHAPALKSYENIVRELKACHSAYAGKPFSALPAIAISYRPVGDDKKMMSAATVRNRLSYLRAACRYAWKHHGLGDRNPAERISMPKVRNERHVYLGRAEFLKICSKIRPGKERAAIRIAFYSGMRAAEVGLAQVTYGGDVFELSGQYTKNGQPRAVPIHPRVTHIVRNPTLWPVKPTKWTVRLVPGLLDLAMPGSTTYVTVRPAR is encoded by the coding sequence ATGCCGATCCGTTTCGACTCCCGCAACCAGCGTTGGCGCTTTGAGTTCGACCAGGTTATTGCGGGCCAGCGGCAGCGGGCTAGCCGCCTTCTTCCAAAAGGCTACACCAAAGCCGAAGCCCAAAAGTTCGACCTCGAAGAGACCAAGCGACTCCACTCAATTGCGACTGGTGTCAGCAAGCCCGAGCCACTGATTGAAGATGCGGTTCTGCTCTACCTGAAATACCACGCACCGGCGCTCAAGAGCTATGAGAACATCGTGCGCGAACTCAAGGCCTGCCACAGCGCCTATGCCGGCAAGCCATTCTCAGCTCTGCCGGCCATTGCCATCAGCTACCGGCCAGTCGGTGACGACAAGAAAATGATGTCTGCCGCGACGGTTCGCAATCGACTCTCCTACCTTCGGGCGGCGTGCCGGTATGCGTGGAAGCACCATGGCCTAGGAGACCGGAACCCCGCCGAGCGCATCAGCATGCCGAAGGTGCGCAACGAGCGCCATGTCTACCTTGGCCGGGCGGAGTTCCTGAAAATCTGCTCGAAGATCAGGCCGGGCAAGGAGAGGGCTGCCATCCGCATTGCGTTCTATAGCGGAATGCGGGCGGCCGAAGTTGGCCTGGCACAGGTGACATATGGGGGTGATGTTTTTGAGCTGAGCGGCCAGTACACCAAGAACGGGCAACCCCGTGCCGTACCGATTCACCCTCGCGTCACCCACATCGTGCGCAATCCGACTTTGTGGCCAGTTAAGCCAACGAAGTGGACGGTCAGGCTGGTGCCCGGGCTGCTGGATTTGGCCATGCCAGGCAGCACGACTTACGTCACAGTACGGCCAGCGAGATGA
- a CDS encoding class I SAM-dependent methyltransferase, which translates to MNTTPCVLDACCGSRMMWFNKQDSRAVFVDQRRETLTVTDRTHREDGTRTLVIEPDFLMDFRALPFPNESFWHVAFDPPHLERAGPKSWLAAKYGKLGQDWREDLRAGFSECFRVLRPHGTLVFKWNETQVKVKEVLALTPEKPLYGQVSGRSGMTHWLVFMKAAAKEGAHQE; encoded by the coding sequence ATGAACACTACGCCCTGCGTCCTCGATGCCTGCTGCGGCAGCCGAATGATGTGGTTCAACAAGCAAGACTCGCGTGCGGTGTTCGTGGATCAGCGCCGCGAAACACTGACCGTCACAGATCGAACCCACCGCGAAGACGGGACCCGCACTCTTGTTATTGAGCCAGACTTCCTGATGGATTTCCGCGCGCTGCCATTCCCGAATGAGTCTTTCTGGCATGTCGCATTCGACCCACCACACCTTGAACGAGCCGGCCCCAAAAGCTGGCTGGCAGCCAAGTACGGAAAGCTGGGTCAGGACTGGCGCGAAGACCTACGTGCTGGCTTCTCGGAATGCTTTCGGGTTTTGCGGCCACATGGAACGCTGGTATTTAAGTGGAATGAAACCCAGGTGAAAGTCAAAGAGGTTCTGGCGCTGACGCCGGAGAAGCCTCTCTATGGACAAGTCAGTGGTCGCTCTGGAATGACCCACTGGCTTGTGTTCATGAAAGCAGCTGCCAAGGAAGGAGCGCATCAGGAATGA
- a CDS encoding IS3 family transposase (programmed frameshift), whose amino-acid sequence MNAQRYPEEFRIEAVKQILEHGHSAADVSRRLGVSTHSLYKWIRLQQIPAAQRQEQVSQSEELRRIKAELKRVTEERDILKKAGGVLRSPVRLKYAFIAKHQLIYSVVRMCRVLQLHPSGYYAWRVRPLSQRAADDQRLLGLLKQAWLESGGVYGYRKLTLDMRDLGETCSRHRVARLLHCEGLKAQRGYGRRPRVRGGAPAVVAPNLLSQQFTVHAPNKVWVTDITYISTHEGWLYLATVIDLFSRQVVGWATGSRIDTQLPLDALHMALWRRRPCNTVTVHSDQGCQFTSHEWQRFLASHNLQSSMSRRGNCHDNAVAESFFQLLKRERIRRKTYPTRQEAHSDVFSYIEMFYNPIRRHSSADGLSPIEFERRNSVRLAAI is encoded by the exons ATGAACGCACAACGCTACCCAGAAGAATTCAGGATTGAGGCCGTCAAGCAAATCTTGGAACACGGCCACAGCGCAGCCGACGTCTCACGCCGTTTAGGCGTGAGCACGCATAGTCTGTATAAGTGGATTCGACTGCAGCAAATCCCCGCAGCTCAGCGGCAGGAGCAAGTCAGTCAAAGCGAAGAATTACGCCGTATCAAAGCAGAACTCAAAAGGGTCACCGAGGAGCGTGACATCCTAAAAAAAGCGG GCGGCGTACTTCGCTCGCCAGTGCGACTGAAGTACGCCTTCATTGCCAAGCACCAGTTGATTTACAGCGTTGTGCGCATGTGCCGGGTGCTGCAATTGCACCCCAGTGGTTACTACGCTTGGAGGGTTCGGCCGCTCAGTCAACGTGCGGCCGATGACCAGCGTCTATTGGGCCTTCTAAAGCAGGCATGGCTAGAAAGCGGTGGCGTATATGGCTACCGCAAGTTGACATTGGACATGCGTGACTTAGGCGAGACCTGCAGCAGGCACCGGGTAGCAAGACTGCTGCACTGTGAGGGATTAAAGGCTCAGCGAGGCTACGGACGACGCCCTCGTGTGCGAGGAGGTGCTCCAGCAGTCGTGGCTCCCAACTTACTATCGCAGCAGTTCACCGTGCATGCTCCGAACAAAGTCTGGGTGACTGATATCACCTATATCAGCACTCATGAGGGGTGGCTGTACCTGGCAACGGTAATTGACCTGTTCTCACGCCAAGTTGTTGGCTGGGCAACAGGTAGCCGCATTGATACCCAGCTGCCCTTGGATGCATTGCATATGGCGCTCTGGCGTAGAAGACCATGCAATACCGTGACCGTGCACTCTGACCAAGGCTGCCAATTTACAAGCCATGAATGGCAGCGCTTCCTTGCTAGCCACAACCTGCAATCGAGTATGAGCAGGCGAGGAAACTGTCACGACAACGCAGTTGCTGAAAGTTTTTTTCAGTTGCTTAAGCGGGAGCGCATCCGCAGAAAAACCTATCCTACGAGGCAAGAGGCGCACAGCGATGTCTTCAGCTACATCGAAATGTTCTACAACCCCATTCGCAGACATTCGTCTGCTGATGGTCTGTCTCCAATAGAGTTTGAGAGACGTAATTCCGTGAGGCTGGCAGCTATCTAA